One segment of Magnolia sinica isolate HGM2019 unplaced genomic scaffold, MsV1 ctg351, whole genome shotgun sequence DNA contains the following:
- the LOC131236293 gene encoding uncharacterized protein LOC131236293 produces MNFHSFNPMFHFISIRRKRHIPITTKYSTPRSLFLLFLFQQNPSSLRSFSNISTNNPTKTQATPSSFTLSYLINSCGLSPHSALSASQKMELKSAQNPDSVLKFFRNHGFTKTQVTNLIAKCPRLLLADPNKTLMPKFQYFHGLGIPSATLAKILSWDYSLWHRSLQNQIIPSINFIKACVRTNERVICCIQHSTHILRYDLQKVMEPNITMLRDQGVPESRIVRLITIQPRVLTQTAERLNEIVAMVKEMGFNPSTGNFILAIQVVSIMSRLKWEQKVAVYRSLGWSEDEFLSAFKVQPICMATSEKKIKRVMNFFVKEMDWKPSDLSRHPGILMSSLEKRIIPRCSVLQILMSKGLIKKDSIIRTALVLSDKAFLERFIIKYQEIIPKIITVYRGKMGFEGLDAMSEDAGPALKL; encoded by the coding sequence atgaatTTTCATTCATTTAATCCAATGTTTCATTTCATCAGCATTAGAAGAAAACGCCATATCCCCATCACCACCAAATACTCAACACCtcgttctctctttcttcttttcctcttccaACAAAACCCATCTTCTCTAAGATCCTTCTCTAACATCTCAACCAACAATCCCACCAAAACCCAAGCAACACCCTCCTCTTTTACACTCTCATACCTCATCAACTCATGTGGACTCTCTCCCCACTCAGCCCTCTCTGCTTCCCAAAAAATGGAACTCAAATCAGCTCAAAATCCAGATTCTGTCCTCAAATTCTTCAGGAATCATGGATTCACCAAAACCCAAGTCACAAATCTCATTGCCAAGTGCCCACGACTCCTCTTAGCCGATCCCAACAAAACCCTCATGCCCAAGTTCCAATATTTCCATGGTTTGGGCATTCCAAGCGCAACCCTTGCTAAGATCCTCTCTTGGGACTACAGCCTCTGGCATCGCAGCCTACAAAACCAAatcattccatccattaatttcaTTAAAGCTTGCGTCCGCACCAACGAACGCGTCATCTGTTGCATCCAGCATTCAACCCACATTCTCCGATATGATCTCCAAAAAGTAATGGAACCCAACATCACGATGCTGCGTGACCAAGGCGTGCCCGAATCCAGGATTGTGAGATTGATCACAATTCAGCCCAGAGTGCTGACGCAAACTGCTGAACGGTTGAATGAGATCGTCGCTATGGTTAAGGAAATGGGTTTCAATCCGTCGACCGGGaatttcatcctagccattcaggTGGTGTCAATAATGAGCAGATTGAAGTGGGAACAGAAGGTGGCTGTTTATCGGAGCTTGGGGTGGTCCGAGGATGAGTTCCTCTCGGCATTCAAAGTGCAACCTATTTGCATGGCAACGTCggagaagaagatcaagagaGTAATGAATTTCTTCGTGAAAGAGATGGATTGGAAGCCATCAGATCTTTCTAGACACCCGGGTATACTTATGTCTAGTTTGGAGAAGAGGATCATACCGAGATGTTCAGTCCTTCAGATTCTAATGTCAAAAGGTCTTATTAAGAAGGATTCCATTATAAGAACTGCATTGGTTCTTAGCGACAAGGCCTTCTTGGAAAGATTTATTATAAAGTATCAGGAGATTATTCCCAAAATAATAACAGTGTATCGAGGCAAAATGGGATTTGAAGGATTAGATGCCATGTCTGAAGATGCTGGACCTGCACTAAAATTGTAG